A single window of Leptospira semungkisensis DNA harbors:
- a CDS encoding ATP-binding protein, with product MSFSLGEIETRVRELLANGLTGNSQDFHAWIRMDTLRRFREEPVFPPDSVQKVLDDLVSKKEAAKGKLDPREYALSTESTLHKKPSKKEEYLILGRTEFQPMQYVRSRMESFLRANGINEDLIVDLTIGSIEAVENAVKYGDGGNVEVSYSIEKENVFKIRLVNNLRELNIEEDIERGKFSSTATLMRGMMVMQKLFDKLDLEILEDKRQALFMAEKRLPK from the coding sequence ATGTCCTTTTCCCTAGGAGAGATAGAGACCCGAGTACGGGAGCTCCTAGCAAACGGTTTAACAGGAAATTCCCAGGATTTCCATGCGTGGATTCGTATGGACACTCTTCGTCGTTTTAGAGAAGAGCCAGTATTTCCTCCTGATTCTGTCCAAAAAGTCCTAGATGATCTAGTTTCTAAGAAAGAAGCTGCCAAGGGCAAATTGGATCCTAGAGAATATGCTCTTTCTACCGAATCTACTCTCCATAAAAAGCCCTCCAAAAAAGAAGAGTATCTGATCCTGGGCAGGACGGAGTTCCAACCGATGCAATATGTTCGTAGCAGAATGGAATCCTTTCTTCGCGCAAATGGGATCAACGAGGACCTGATCGTAGACCTAACAATCGGTTCGATCGAGGCAGTGGAGAACGCAGTCAAGTACGGAGACGGCGGAAATGTCGAAGTCAGTTATTCCATCGAAAAAGAGAATGTTTTTAAGATCCGACTGGTGAACAATCTAAGAGAACTGAATATCGAAGAAGATATAGAAAGAGGAAAATTTTCTTCCACTGCCACCCTGATGAGAGGGATGATGGTCATGCAAAAATTATTCGATAAACTGGATCTAGAGATCTTAGAGGACAAACGACAAGCTCTGTTTATGGCAGAGAAACGACTTCCGAAATAA